In a single window of the Hoyosella subflava DQS3-9A1 genome:
- the rpsA gene encoding 30S ribosomal protein S1 yields the protein MPTTTTTSPQVAINDIGSAEEFLAAVDATIKYFNDGDIVEGTIVKVDRDEVLLDIGYKTEGVIPSRELSIKHDVDPSEVVNVGDEVEALVLTKEDKDGRLILSKKRAQYERAWGTIEELKEKDEAVKGTVIEVVKGGLILDIGLRGFLPASLVEMRRVRDLQPYVGKEIEAKIIELDKNRNNVVLSRRAWLEQTQSEVRSEFLHQLQKSQVRKGVVSSIVNFGAFVDLGGVDGLVHVSELSWKHIDHPSEVVQVGDEVTVEVLDVDMDRERVSLSLKATQEDPWRQFARTHAIGQIVPGKVTKLVPFGAFVRVEEGIEGLVHISELAERHVEVPDQVVAVNDDAMVKVIDIDLERRRISLSLKQANEEYTEEFDPAKYGMADSYDEAGNYIFPEGFDPETNEWLEGFEKQREEWEARYAEAERRHKMHTTQMEKFAKVEAEAAEAAPSNYSSDGAAQAPAASAAPAQSGGTLASDEQLAALREKLSGGA from the coding sequence CCCACCACAACCACGACCTCGCCGCAGGTAGCCATCAACGATATTGGCTCCGCCGAGGAATTTCTCGCCGCTGTCGACGCCACCATCAAATACTTCAACGATGGGGACATCGTTGAAGGAACCATCGTCAAAGTCGACCGTGACGAGGTCCTTCTCGACATCGGATACAAGACTGAGGGTGTCATTCCCTCGCGCGAACTGTCGATCAAGCACGATGTCGACCCCAGCGAGGTCGTGAACGTCGGCGATGAGGTCGAAGCGCTCGTCCTCACTAAGGAAGACAAAGACGGTCGTCTGATTCTCTCCAAGAAGCGTGCACAGTACGAGCGCGCCTGGGGCACCATCGAGGAGCTCAAGGAGAAGGACGAAGCAGTCAAGGGAACTGTTATTGAGGTCGTCAAGGGTGGTCTTATCCTCGACATCGGCCTTCGTGGCTTCCTTCCTGCCTCGCTCGTCGAAATGCGCCGTGTTCGCGATCTGCAGCCGTACGTCGGCAAAGAGATCGAAGCGAAGATCATTGAACTCGACAAGAACCGCAACAACGTGGTCCTGTCTCGCCGTGCATGGCTTGAGCAGACCCAGTCTGAGGTTCGCAGCGAGTTCCTGCACCAGCTGCAGAAGAGCCAGGTCCGCAAGGGCGTCGTGTCCTCCATCGTCAACTTCGGCGCGTTCGTCGATCTCGGCGGTGTCGACGGTTTGGTCCACGTTTCCGAGCTCTCTTGGAAGCACATCGATCACCCGTCCGAGGTTGTGCAGGTCGGCGACGAGGTCACCGTCGAGGTCCTCGATGTCGATATGGACCGCGAGCGCGTCTCGCTGTCGCTGAAGGCCACGCAGGAAGATCCTTGGCGCCAGTTTGCGCGTACCCACGCCATCGGCCAGATCGTCCCGGGCAAGGTCACGAAGCTGGTTCCGTTCGGTGCGTTCGTGCGCGTCGAAGAGGGCATCGAGGGTCTTGTCCACATCTCCGAACTGGCTGAGCGCCACGTCGAGGTTCCGGACCAGGTTGTCGCCGTGAATGACGACGCCATGGTCAAGGTCATCGACATCGACCTCGAGCGTCGCCGGATCTCCCTGAGCCTCAAGCAGGCGAATGAGGAGTACACCGAAGAGTTCGACCCCGCCAAGTACGGCATGGCCGACTCCTACGATGAAGCCGGCAACTACATCTTCCCCGAGGGCTTCGATCCCGAGACCAACGAATGGCTCGAGGGCTTCGAGAAGCAGCGCGAAGAGTGGGAAGCGCGTTACGCCGAGGCTGAGCGTCGTCACAAGATGCACACCACTCAGATGGAGAAGTTCGCGAAGGTCGAAGCTGAAGCAGCGGAAGCCGCGCCGAGCAACTACTCCAGCGACGGTGCCGCCCAGGCACCCGCCGCGTCTGCCGCCCCGGCACAGTCGGGTGGCACCCTTGCCAGCGACGAGCAGCTTGCAGCGCTGCGCGAGAAGCTGTCAGGCGGAGCCTGA
- the coaE gene encoding dephospho-CoA kinase, with translation MLRVGLTGGIGAGKSTASAVLDELGAIIIDADQIAREVVAPGTPGLERLVEAFGRDILLDDGSLNRPALAAKAFKDDESRLRLNSIVHPLVGQRTAELTESAADDAILVHDIPLLIENAIGPTCNLVLVVHAEVEQRIERLTGMRGMPEEDARARIAAQATDEQRRAAADVWLDNTGEPHELEEQVRKVWEARLVPFERNLRERRPASASLELHQPDSDSEAAGARVVARLRFLAGELAQRVDYIGPSSGPGPLATDVLDIQITVASMEVADELAPKLENGGFPRVPNLTSDSSLAGTDASERPKRLHASADPGRPANVYVLREGG, from the coding sequence GTGCTACGTGTTGGATTAACAGGCGGGATCGGTGCGGGAAAGTCCACTGCCTCGGCAGTGCTCGACGAACTCGGCGCGATCATCATCGACGCGGACCAGATCGCTCGTGAGGTTGTGGCGCCAGGAACGCCGGGTCTGGAACGCCTTGTCGAGGCATTTGGGCGGGACATCCTTCTTGACGATGGGAGCCTCAACCGTCCCGCGCTGGCTGCGAAGGCCTTCAAAGATGACGAATCGCGACTAAGGCTGAACTCCATTGTTCATCCGCTGGTCGGACAGCGGACAGCGGAATTGACGGAGTCGGCGGCGGACGACGCGATCCTCGTCCATGACATTCCGCTGTTGATCGAAAATGCGATTGGGCCGACGTGCAACCTTGTCCTCGTCGTGCACGCTGAAGTCGAGCAACGCATCGAACGACTTACCGGGATGCGCGGCATGCCGGAGGAAGACGCACGCGCACGTATCGCCGCCCAAGCGACGGACGAGCAGCGGCGCGCGGCCGCCGATGTCTGGCTGGACAATACGGGAGAACCACACGAACTCGAAGAGCAGGTCCGGAAGGTGTGGGAGGCGCGGCTCGTGCCTTTCGAACGGAACTTGCGTGAACGTCGTCCTGCAAGCGCATCGCTGGAACTCCACCAGCCTGATAGTGACTCGGAAGCGGCAGGCGCGAGGGTAGTTGCCCGCCTACGATTCCTGGCTGGGGAATTGGCGCAGCGCGTCGACTACATCGGTCCGTCGTCGGGTCCTGGACCGCTCGCGACGGATGTACTCGACATTCAGATCACAGTGGCGTCGATGGAGGTGGCCGACGAGTTAGCTCCGAAGCTGGAAAACGGTGGATTTCCGCGCGTCCCGAACCTTACTTCGGACAGTTCCCTCGCCGGAACTGATGCCAGCGAACGGCCGAAGCGGTTACACGCGAGCGCGGACCCAGGGCGGCCCGCGAATGTGTATGTGCTCAGAGAAGGGGGATAG
- a CDS encoding DUF402 domain-containing protein, producing MSLYDTRHSGARLPAPTVHAHAPKVERFDLSDRTNTDPKGFVRPVDHYHVEPWGLYMGRPADHEQFHYLESWLIPRFGIRASIFHFNPAHERDQNFYVDIGDFTPSPSVWRSVDHYIDIIVRTGRETEVEDVDELLAAHCAGHISADTAQHAFQRAIRVVDGIAAHGHSLEGWLASEGMHIWWR from the coding sequence ATGAGCCTCTATGACACACGTCACAGCGGGGCGCGTCTCCCGGCGCCAACTGTTCATGCCCACGCACCGAAGGTCGAGCGTTTCGATCTGTCGGACCGGACCAACACGGACCCCAAGGGATTCGTCCGGCCGGTGGACCACTACCACGTGGAACCATGGGGACTGTACATGGGGCGGCCCGCAGATCACGAGCAGTTCCACTACCTCGAATCGTGGCTTATTCCCCGGTTCGGTATACGCGCGTCGATTTTCCACTTCAATCCGGCACACGAACGCGACCAGAACTTCTATGTCGATATCGGCGACTTCACGCCTTCCCCGTCCGTGTGGAGATCGGTGGATCACTACATCGACATCATCGTCCGTACCGGCCGTGAAACGGAGGTAGAAGACGTTGACGAACTGCTCGCGGCGCATTGTGCGGGGCATATCAGCGCGGACACAGCGCAGCACGCATTCCAGCGGGCAATTCGCGTAGTTGACGGAATCGCCGCTCACGGCCATTCCCTAGAAGGCTGGCTCGCGTCGGAAGGGATGCATATCTGGTGGCGTTAG
- the uvrB gene encoding excinuclease ABC subunit UvrB, whose amino-acid sequence MAFATERPDAVLAHSEYRPIGEIERTPGRFTVVSDYTPAGDQPAAIEDLERRLNKGEKDVVLLGATGTGKSATTAWLIERVQRPTLLMAPNKTLAAQLANELREMLPHNAVEYFVSYYDYYQPEAYIAQTDTYIEKDSSINDDVERLRHRATSSLLSRRDVVVVSSVSCIYGLGTPQSYLDRSIEIEVGQEVPRDRLLRLLVDIQYTRNDMAFVRGAFRVRGDTLDIIPAYEELAVRVEFFGDEVDSLYYIHPLTGDVVEQVQSLRIFPATHYVAGPDRMEKAIEGIERELEQRLADLENRGKLLEAQRLRMRTSYDIEMMRQVGFCSGIENYSRHIDARGSGTPPATLLDYFPDDFLLVIDESHVTVPQIGGMYEGDMSRKRNLVDYGFRLPSALDNRPLTWEEFSSRIGQTVYLSATPGPYELGRTGGEFVEQVIRPTGLVDPHVIVKPTKGQIDDLVHEVRSRTERDERILVTTLTKKMAEDLTDYLLELGIKVRYLHSDIDTLRRVELLRQLRLGEFDVLVGINLLREGLDLPEVSLVAILDADKEGFLRSSTSLIQTIGRAARNVSGEVHMYADRMTDSMQRAIEETERRREKQIAYNTEMGIEPAPLRKKIADILDQVYQEADDTDESVSVGGSGRNASRGRRAQGEAGRAVSPGVYDGQDVKAMPRAELADLIAQLTDQMMAAARDLQFELAARLRDEIADLKKELRGMDAAGMS is encoded by the coding sequence ATGGCATTTGCGACCGAACGTCCCGACGCCGTGCTCGCCCACTCGGAATACCGGCCGATCGGGGAAATTGAACGCACGCCGGGGCGCTTCACGGTGGTCAGTGACTACACTCCTGCCGGCGACCAGCCCGCCGCAATCGAGGATCTCGAGCGGCGCCTCAACAAGGGTGAGAAAGACGTCGTTCTTCTCGGTGCGACTGGGACCGGCAAGTCCGCGACAACGGCATGGCTGATCGAGCGGGTGCAGCGGCCGACGCTTCTCATGGCGCCGAACAAGACGCTTGCGGCCCAGCTAGCGAACGAGCTACGGGAGATGCTGCCACACAACGCTGTTGAGTATTTCGTTTCGTACTACGACTATTACCAGCCCGAGGCATATATCGCGCAGACAGATACGTACATCGAGAAGGACAGCTCGATCAATGACGATGTCGAGCGTCTGCGCCATCGGGCCACGTCGAGTCTCTTGTCACGGCGTGACGTCGTGGTGGTGTCGTCAGTCTCGTGCATCTATGGGCTAGGGACCCCGCAGTCGTATCTCGACCGTTCGATTGAGATCGAAGTGGGTCAGGAAGTGCCGCGTGACCGGCTGCTCAGGCTCCTGGTGGACATCCAGTACACGCGCAACGACATGGCCTTCGTCCGTGGAGCTTTCCGAGTCAGGGGTGACACTCTCGACATCATTCCGGCGTACGAAGAACTTGCTGTTCGGGTCGAGTTCTTCGGCGACGAGGTTGATTCGCTCTATTACATCCACCCGTTGACGGGTGACGTCGTCGAGCAGGTCCAGTCACTGCGGATCTTTCCCGCCACCCACTATGTGGCTGGTCCGGACCGCATGGAGAAGGCGATCGAGGGGATTGAGAGAGAACTCGAACAGCGGCTCGCTGACCTGGAAAATCGGGGGAAGCTCCTCGAAGCGCAGCGGCTGCGTATGCGGACTTCCTATGACATCGAGATGATGCGCCAGGTCGGCTTCTGCTCGGGCATCGAGAACTATTCACGCCACATCGATGCTCGTGGTTCGGGAACACCGCCAGCTACCCTGCTGGACTACTTTCCGGATGACTTCCTACTTGTCATTGACGAGTCACACGTCACGGTGCCGCAAATCGGGGGCATGTACGAGGGCGATATGTCGCGTAAACGCAACCTTGTTGACTACGGCTTCCGACTACCCTCTGCTCTCGATAACAGGCCCCTCACATGGGAAGAGTTCTCGTCCCGGATTGGGCAGACGGTGTATCTGTCAGCTACGCCCGGTCCGTACGAGCTAGGCAGGACGGGAGGCGAGTTCGTCGAGCAGGTCATCCGCCCCACGGGTCTCGTTGATCCACACGTCATTGTGAAGCCTACGAAAGGGCAGATTGATGACCTTGTACATGAAGTTCGGAGCCGGACTGAGCGTGATGAACGAATCCTCGTTACCACGTTGACGAAAAAGATGGCGGAGGACCTCACGGATTACCTCCTAGAACTGGGAATTAAGGTGCGGTACCTGCATTCTGATATCGACACCTTGCGGAGAGTCGAGTTGCTTCGGCAATTGCGCCTTGGTGAATTCGATGTGCTTGTTGGCATCAATCTGTTGCGCGAGGGCCTTGATCTTCCTGAGGTATCTCTGGTTGCAATTCTCGACGCCGATAAAGAAGGGTTTCTGCGGAGCTCAACGAGCCTCATCCAGACGATCGGTCGCGCGGCGCGCAACGTGTCGGGCGAGGTTCACATGTACGCCGACAGGATGACTGACTCGATGCAGCGGGCAATAGAGGAGACGGAGCGGCGCCGCGAGAAGCAAATCGCTTACAACACCGAGATGGGTATTGAGCCAGCGCCATTACGCAAGAAGATTGCCGATATTCTCGACCAGGTTTACCAGGAAGCAGACGATACTGATGAGTCTGTGTCTGTCGGTGGATCGGGCCGGAATGCGTCGCGCGGCCGCCGTGCTCAGGGCGAAGCGGGCCGTGCTGTCAGCCCGGGTGTGTACGACGGGCAAGACGTCAAGGCTATGCCGCGCGCCGAACTCGCCGACCTTATCGCGCAACTCACTGACCAGATGATGGCTGCTGCGCGGGACTTGCAATTCGAACTCGCTGCACGATTGCGTGATGAGATTGCTGACCTAAAGAAAGAACTCCGCGGAATGGATGCTGCCGGGATGTCCTGA
- a CDS encoding universal stress protein, translated as MTAYRTIVVGSDGSESSLKAVEKAGALAGDGDAKLVVACAYYPSDPKELGDAVDQLKDDAYQITGAAPTYEILRKARERAVDAGAKNVVERAVVGAPVDSLLALVEEVSADLLVVGNRGLNTLTGRLLGSVPSDVARKSASDVLIVHTVR; from the coding sequence ATGACCGCCTACCGCACGATCGTTGTGGGTTCCGATGGTTCAGAGTCGTCGCTCAAGGCTGTCGAGAAGGCAGGAGCGCTCGCGGGCGATGGAGACGCCAAGCTCGTGGTCGCCTGTGCTTACTACCCGTCCGATCCGAAGGAACTTGGGGATGCGGTTGATCAGCTGAAGGACGACGCCTATCAGATCACTGGCGCCGCACCGACCTATGAGATTCTCCGGAAGGCGCGCGAGCGCGCTGTGGATGCGGGCGCAAAGAATGTGGTGGAGCGTGCTGTCGTCGGCGCCCCTGTTGACTCGTTGCTCGCCCTCGTCGAAGAGGTAAGTGCGGACCTCCTGGTCGTCGGAAACCGCGGACTCAACACGCTGACTGGCCGGTTGCTTGGCTCGGTGCCCTCGGACGTCGCGCGGAAATCCGCAAGCGACGTTCTGATCGTTCATACCGTTCGCTGA
- a CDS encoding DUF732 domain-containing protein encodes MPRRYVASSRRTLCGALVLVAAAIATSACGGGNDEHAQEQTASDSLIETVEPEAASPMDEDRAQDIFAALDGAGVKGQSRATTLQLVRGICVQIEAGSSGQQILDNLQSVTSVMARETGAGLTGTEIAEIYVEAAKTYYCA; translated from the coding sequence ATGCCACGCCGCTATGTCGCTTCATCGAGACGCACACTGTGTGGTGCGCTTGTATTGGTCGCGGCGGCGATCGCAACTTCGGCATGCGGTGGTGGTAATGATGAGCATGCTCAGGAGCAGACAGCCAGCGATAGTCTCATTGAGACGGTCGAACCTGAAGCTGCGAGTCCGATGGACGAGGACCGCGCGCAAGACATCTTCGCCGCGCTTGACGGTGCGGGCGTGAAAGGGCAATCTCGGGCGACGACACTTCAGCTAGTGCGCGGCATCTGTGTTCAGATTGAGGCGGGGTCTTCGGGCCAGCAGATACTCGACAACCTGCAATCCGTCACCAGCGTTATGGCACGAGAAACTGGAGCCGGACTGACCGGCACGGAAATCGCAGAAATCTACGTGGAAGCGGCGAAAACGTACTACTGCGCGTAA
- a CDS encoding HelD family protein, whose product MLYGRLDGLRDHARQNLASVMRERGGTPQAQSERESYNAMYTAKLSKYLAAENGLCFGRIDLSDGEARYVGRLGIWDEDSDFDPLLLDWRAPMARPFYLATPASPEGVARRRHIRTRGRTVTALNDEYLDPDALAANNGDEFNESAAYAEGETGVASENALLAAISAARTGHMVDIVATIQREQDEIIRSEHRSVLVVQGGPGTGKTAVALHRAAFLLYTFRDLLEKSGVLIIGPNDTFLKYISQVLPSLGETGVVLSTIGDLYPGVAAIGQDSLGAAVVKGSLAMVDVLKEAVRDRQEVPSRPVEFEFDTYRLTIDKKLITRARGRARSSRKPHNRARDLYFAAAIEGLAEQYAAIVGANLAGKDSLLSREDIADVRDEMRQDSTIRTIVGSFWPHLTPQVVLRDLFASEERLRRASPHLSEAERTELLRPKSEPFSPGDAPLLDELAELLGIDDDDDDRLAQERWRAKIAEAQEALDILTGSAPQDLEDDLDPEILMAYDLIDAEQLAERQEYRNSKTTAERAAADRQWTYGHAIIDEAQELSAMAWRMVMRRVPNRWMTVVGDPAQTGNPAGTSSWQGALEPYVARRWKLAELSINYRTPSEIMAVAGDVLARISEGAVAPKSIRDSGHLPWARKVTIPDLSTEVAAQVTKWQDEQREGTIAVIAPESLAASLSPLQSEDVSVLVVRDAKGLEFDSVLVVDPDGILSESPRGLNDIYVALTRATQRIGVFYAGDLPECLSLITD is encoded by the coding sequence ATGCTCTACGGGCGATTGGATGGTCTGCGTGATCATGCGCGCCAGAACCTGGCCTCGGTAATGCGTGAACGTGGCGGTACGCCGCAGGCGCAATCTGAGCGCGAGTCATACAACGCGATGTACACCGCGAAGTTGTCCAAATACCTCGCGGCGGAGAATGGGCTATGTTTCGGCCGTATCGATCTCAGTGACGGCGAAGCCCGCTACGTCGGACGGCTAGGCATTTGGGATGAGGACAGCGACTTCGACCCGTTGCTCCTCGACTGGCGTGCACCGATGGCGCGACCGTTCTACCTCGCAACCCCTGCGTCGCCCGAGGGGGTAGCGAGGCGGCGTCATATTCGAACACGAGGGCGCACCGTCACGGCCCTCAACGATGAGTACCTCGACCCCGACGCGCTCGCCGCGAACAATGGCGACGAGTTCAATGAGTCCGCGGCTTATGCCGAGGGTGAAACCGGCGTCGCCAGCGAAAACGCCCTCCTCGCGGCAATAAGCGCGGCGCGCACCGGCCATATGGTCGACATCGTTGCGACAATCCAGCGCGAACAAGACGAGATTATTCGATCGGAGCATCGAAGCGTCCTGGTTGTGCAGGGAGGCCCGGGGACCGGCAAGACGGCGGTGGCGTTACACCGTGCCGCATTCCTCCTCTACACCTTCCGCGATCTACTTGAGAAGAGCGGGGTGCTCATAATTGGGCCGAATGACACGTTCCTCAAGTACATCAGTCAGGTGCTCCCGTCGCTCGGAGAAACTGGCGTGGTGCTCTCCACGATCGGTGATCTCTACCCAGGTGTGGCAGCAATCGGACAGGATTCGCTGGGTGCAGCAGTGGTCAAGGGGTCCCTCGCGATGGTTGATGTACTGAAGGAAGCCGTCCGGGATCGCCAGGAAGTTCCATCGCGACCGGTCGAGTTCGAATTCGATACATATCGACTCACAATCGATAAGAAGCTGATCACCCGCGCGCGGGGACGTGCCCGTTCGTCTAGAAAGCCACATAACCGGGCGCGCGATCTGTACTTCGCCGCAGCGATCGAGGGTCTGGCGGAACAGTACGCCGCGATTGTGGGGGCCAATTTGGCCGGCAAGGATTCGTTGCTCAGCCGGGAGGATATCGCCGACGTTCGCGACGAAATGCGCCAAGATTCGACAATCCGCACTATCGTCGGTTCCTTCTGGCCCCACCTCACACCGCAGGTCGTGTTGCGCGACCTGTTCGCGTCCGAAGAGCGTCTTCGGCGCGCTTCGCCTCACCTTTCGGAAGCTGAACGGACCGAACTTCTTCGCCCTAAGTCCGAGCCCTTCTCCCCCGGTGATGCCCCTCTTCTGGACGAGCTTGCAGAACTGCTCGGTATTGATGATGACGATGACGACCGTTTAGCCCAGGAACGCTGGCGCGCGAAGATCGCCGAGGCGCAGGAGGCTCTCGACATCCTCACTGGCTCGGCTCCGCAAGACCTCGAGGACGACCTCGATCCCGAAATCCTGATGGCGTACGACCTGATCGACGCTGAACAGCTTGCGGAGCGTCAGGAGTACCGAAATTCGAAGACGACCGCCGAGCGCGCGGCTGCCGACAGGCAGTGGACCTACGGTCACGCAATCATCGACGAGGCACAGGAATTGTCTGCGATGGCGTGGCGCATGGTGATGCGCAGGGTGCCCAACCGCTGGATGACAGTGGTGGGCGACCCCGCACAGACTGGCAACCCAGCCGGCACGTCATCATGGCAGGGGGCCCTCGAACCCTACGTAGCGCGTAGATGGAAGCTCGCCGAGCTCTCCATCAATTACCGCACACCCTCCGAAATCATGGCTGTTGCTGGGGACGTACTCGCACGTATCTCGGAAGGTGCCGTGGCGCCGAAGTCAATCCGCGATTCTGGCCATCTGCCCTGGGCGCGCAAGGTGACGATTCCTGATCTCAGCACCGAGGTCGCCGCTCAAGTCACCAAGTGGCAGGACGAACAACGGGAGGGGACGATCGCAGTCATCGCACCGGAATCCCTCGCTGCATCGCTTTCACCGCTCCAGTCCGAGGACGTCAGCGTCCTCGTCGTGCGGGACGCGAAGGGTCTGGAATTCGACTCTGTACTCGTCGTCGATCCTGACGGCATTCTTTCGGAATCCCCGCGGGGCCTGAACGATATCTACGTTGCTCTTACCCGCGCGACCCAGCGGATTGGGGTCTTCTACGCTGGGGATCTACCAGAGTGTCTGAGTTTGATAACGGATTAG
- a CDS encoding DoxX family protein: MLLRRIARPMLAGVFVANGVNTLRNPEEIADKAAPLVEYAHASLPADTSRKLPADPATVARINAAVQVGAGALLALGRTPRIASGLLAVTLVPTTVVQHPFWAETDSRLRAEQRSHFLKNVALLGGLLITASDTEGKPSVGWRARRLAGRATTAISTAAPAASSAGTSAETRAKLAEGWHTVAERAREVAAEAGERGSELFEVAADRGSELMEAASKRGSEWYEVAADKAPDLYETAAEQASKWYSTASDRSAELAAKAADRSSDLAHRTAELAKDGSAEVRAHIKHR, from the coding sequence ATGCTGCTTCGCAGGATCGCACGCCCAATGCTTGCCGGAGTTTTCGTTGCGAATGGGGTTAACACGCTTCGAAATCCTGAAGAAATCGCCGACAAAGCAGCCCCGCTCGTCGAGTATGCCCATGCCTCACTTCCGGCGGACACCTCGCGCAAGCTTCCCGCAGACCCTGCAACAGTCGCGCGCATCAACGCGGCTGTCCAGGTTGGAGCGGGCGCCTTACTGGCGCTCGGGCGAACGCCACGGATTGCATCGGGGCTGCTCGCGGTAACCCTCGTGCCTACAACGGTGGTGCAGCATCCTTTCTGGGCAGAGACCGACAGCCGGCTGCGTGCTGAGCAGCGCTCGCATTTCCTGAAGAACGTGGCGTTGCTCGGAGGCCTGCTGATCACAGCCAGTGACACCGAAGGCAAGCCTTCAGTGGGGTGGCGTGCGCGTCGTCTCGCTGGGCGGGCTACTACGGCGATCTCCACCGCAGCGCCAGCCGCCTCGAGCGCAGGCACTTCGGCCGAGACACGCGCGAAACTTGCGGAGGGGTGGCACACCGTCGCGGAACGGGCACGTGAGGTCGCCGCAGAAGCAGGTGAGCGTGGCTCTGAGCTGTTCGAGGTTGCCGCTGATCGAGGCTCTGAACTGATGGAGGCTGCGTCCAAGCGTGGTTCTGAGTGGTACGAAGTGGCGGCAGACAAGGCTCCGGATTTGTACGAGACCGCAGCTGAACAGGCAAGTAAGTGGTACAGCACGGCGTCGGACCGAAGCGCTGAACTTGCAGCGAAAGCGGCGGATCGCAGCTCAGATCTCGCGCACCGCACGGCAGAACTGGCCAAGGACGGCTCAGCGGAAGTCCGTGCTCACATAAAGCATCGCTAA
- a CDS encoding MBL fold metallo-hydrolase: MCMAHPITIVDEYTGTVEGGGPVHRRLLPEARILKMSVGPMDNNVYVVTCERTGKSLLIDAANEAPRILELLSSQAPQLELILTTHQHADHWQALEAVAAETQAPTVAHPLDAEPLPVAPDRLVDHGDVIQVGDLAFEVIHLRGHTPGSVALATSLGGVTHLFTGDSLFPGGVGKTSSPEAFRRLFHDVSERLFDRFDDSATVYPGHGADTTLGAERAQLPQWRDRGW, from the coding sequence ATGTGCATGGCGCACCCAATTACGATTGTTGACGAGTACACCGGAACTGTCGAAGGCGGAGGTCCAGTCCACCGTCGACTGCTGCCCGAGGCGCGGATCCTGAAAATGTCGGTCGGTCCGATGGATAACAACGTGTATGTCGTTACCTGCGAACGTACCGGAAAGTCCCTTCTGATTGACGCGGCGAACGAGGCTCCGCGCATTCTCGAACTGCTCTCATCGCAGGCGCCGCAGCTCGAACTCATCTTGACGACACATCAGCATGCGGACCACTGGCAGGCGCTGGAAGCGGTGGCGGCGGAGACGCAAGCACCAACCGTTGCCCACCCGCTCGATGCCGAACCGCTGCCGGTTGCGCCGGACAGGCTTGTCGACCACGGTGACGTGATCCAAGTCGGCGATCTCGCGTTTGAGGTCATTCACCTTCGCGGCCACACCCCGGGCTCCGTGGCACTCGCCACCTCGCTCGGCGGTGTCACGCACCTTTTCACGGGCGACAGCCTATTCCCCGGTGGCGTCGGAAAGACTTCGTCGCCGGAAGCGTTCCGCCGACTGTTCCATGACGTCTCGGAGCGGCTCTTCGATCGGTTCGACGACTCGGCCACCGTCTATCCAGGTCACGGTGCTGACACCACACTCGGCGCGGAACGGGCCCAGCTTCCTCAATGGCGCGACCGCGGATGGTAA